The Catellatospora citrea DNA segment GGTCGCCGGGTCGACCTGCGGCACGATCAGCGCCGTGTCGATGCGGTAGAAGTCGCCGTTGGGGGTCACGTACTCGGACAGGCCCGCCACGGGCGGGTTCACCGTGCCGGGCAGGGCGGGCGCGGGGCTCGTGGGCTGCGGCAGCGTGATCGCCGCACGGGCCTGCTGCACGTCCTTGCGGGCGGCCAGCGCGCGCCCGACGTAGCCGGAGACCAGCGCCACGCCGAACCCGGCCGCGCTCAGCCGCAGGAAACGCCGCCGCCCCGCCGCGCGGGACGCCGCGGTGGCCGGGCTGTCGGGCAGCTGCTCCACGCGGGCGGCGACCTCCAGCAGCAGGTGCAGCACGCCCACCGCGGCGGCCGCGCCGAGCACGGCGGGCAGGAACGCGGCGGCCCCGGCGTTCGGGCGGGTCAGCGCCGCCGCGGCCCCGATCAGGCCGAACAGCATGATCCCGGCCACGCCCCAGCGGAAGTCGCGGCGTGCGGCCAGGCCGACCAGCGCCGCGAAGACCACCAGCAGCAGCGACGTGCCGACCAGCAGGGCGACCTTGTCGTACACCCCGAAGGCGCTGATCGCCGCGGCCTTGACCGGCTCCGGCACCAGGTCGATCACCGCGCCGCCGACCGCGATCAGCGGCGCGCTGCGCGGCCCCGTCCACACCGCGACCAGCTCGCCCAGCCCCACCGCCACCGCGGCCGAGGCCACGCCCGCGACCATCGCCCTGCTCCGACTCACCACGATCGCCAGTCTGCTCCGCATCGGCCCCGAACAACATCACCCGATGCCTTACCGATGCCTTACCGATGCGTCCGCTCGGCCCGGTGCACGCGGCAGTTTCGGGGAGACTGCCGCCTCGCGTCGGCCGGAACGTGCGGATTCCCCGAAACTGCGGGCCCGAGCGGCGTGAGCGGCCCGAGCGGCGTGAGCGCCGGGCGGGCCCGTGGGAAACGCGACAGCGGGCCCCGGCCGAAGCCGGGACCCGCCGTTGTCAGCCGCTCAGGCTCAGAAGCCCGGGCCGTGCTGGTGACCGTGGCCGTGCGAGTGGCCGTGGCCGTTGCCCGCGGGCTCGGCCTTGGCCGGCTTCTCGACCACCAGGGACTCGGTGGTGAGCAGCAGGCCGGCGATCGACGCGGCGTTGATGGCCGCGTTGCGGGTCACCTTCACCGGGTCGACGATGCCGGACTTGACCAGGTCGACGAACTCGCCCTTGGCCGCGTCGAGGCCGGTGCCCCACTCGCTGGCCTGGACCTTCTGCACGATGACGTAGCCGTCGTGACCGGCGTTCTGCGCGATCCAGCGCAGCGGCTCGACGAGCGCCTTGCGCACGATCGAGACACCGACCTTCTCCTCGCCGGTGAAGCCCAGGTCGTCGTCGAGCACGGTGACGATCTGCGCGAGCGCAGCGCCGCCACCGGGGACGATGCCCTCTTCGACCGCCGCGCGGGTGGCCGCGATGGCGTCCTCGATGCGGTGCTTGCGCTCCTTCATCTCGACCTCGGTCGCGGCGCCGACCTTGATGACGGCGATGCCGCCGGACAGCTTGGCCAGGCGCTCGCCCAGCTTCTCCTTGTCCCAGTCGGAGTCCGAGGCCTCGATCTCCTTGCGGATCTGCGAGACGCGCGAGTCGACCTCGTCCTGCGAGCCGCCACCGTCCACGATCGTGGTGGTGTCCTTGGTGATGACGGCGCGACGCGCCTGGCCGAGCTGCTCCAGGGTGACGGCGTCGAGCTTGTAGCCGAGCTCGGGCGCGATCAGCTCACCGCCGGTGAGCACGGCCAGGTCCTGCAGCATCGCCTTGCGGCGGTCGCCGAAGCCGGGGGCCTTCACCGCGGCGACCTTGACGGTCTTGCGGATCGAGTTCACCACCAGCGTGCTCAGCGCCTGGCCGTCGACGTCCTCGGCCACGATCAGCAGC contains these protein-coding regions:
- the groL gene encoding chaperonin GroEL (60 kDa chaperone family; promotes refolding of misfolded polypeptides especially under stressful conditions; forms two stacked rings of heptamers to form a barrel-shaped 14mer; ends can be capped by GroES; misfolded proteins enter the barrel where they are refolded when GroES binds): MPKILSFSDDARHLLEHGVNALADAVKVTLGPKGRNVVLDKKFGAPTITNDGVTIAKEIELSSPYENLGAQLVKEVATKTNDVAGDGTTTATVLAQAMVREGLRNVTAGTNPAGIKRGIDAAVTKISDALLAKATPVADKSDIAQVATISAQDSTIGELIAEAMDKVGRDGVITVEEGSTMTTELDITEGMQFDKGFISPHFVTDPESGEAVLDDPYILITTSKISSIEELLPLLEKVLQTSKPLLIVAEDVDGQALSTLVVNSIRKTVKVAAVKAPGFGDRRKAMLQDLAVLTGGELIAPELGYKLDAVTLEQLGQARRAVITKDTTTIVDGGGSQDEVDSRVSQIRKEIEASDSDWDKEKLGERLAKLSGGIAVIKVGAATEVEMKERKHRIEDAIAATRAAVEEGIVPGGGAALAQIVTVLDDDLGFTGEEKVGVSIVRKALVEPLRWIAQNAGHDGYVIVQKVQASEWGTGLDAAKGEFVDLVKSGIVDPVKVTRNAAINAASIAGLLLTTESLVVEKPAKAEPAGNGHGHSHGHGHQHGPGF